Genomic window (Paucidesulfovibrio gracilis DSM 16080):
TTTGCGAGAAAGCACGAAATCCGCTGCCTGGGAAAGCACTTTCCTTTCCAGGCAGTCCGGCAGCCCGTTCAGGGCGGCCTTGGCTTCGTCAATGTAGCGGGCCGCGGTCTCGCGGGTGCGGTTGGCGTAGTCGCCCTCGCGCACCATGTCCAGCACACGTTGCTGCCCGGCTTCGTCCAGTTCATGGTTGCGGATGTCGGCCAGCAGTTTGGCGGCTTCATCCTCGCCGATATCCTCAAAAAGATGGATCAGGGGAAGGGTGACCTTGCCTTCGCGCAAGTCCCCGCCTTCGGGCTTGCCCATGGTGTCGGAAGGCGAGACATAGTCCAGGGCGTCGTCCACCAATTGGAAGGCGATGCCCAGGTTCAGGCCGTAGGCTCCAGCCACGTCCTCCAGCTCCCGGTCCGGGGTGGCCACGGCCGCGCCGCAACGGCAGGCGGTTTCAATGAGTCGGGCGGTTTTGCCGATGATGACCCGCATGTATCGTTCGCGGTCCACCACGGGTTCGTCCAGACCCGCCATCTCCAAAATTTCCCCTTCGGCCGTGGCCATGATGCCTTCGGCAAGGAGCAGATTCACCCGGGGGATGTCGTACTGCGCGCCCAGGCGGTTGGCCAGGGCCAGGAGCACGTCTCCGGCCAGCACGGACTGCGTGGTGCCGAAGGATACATGCGCAGCCGGGCGGCCTCTGCGGAGCGTGGCGTCGTCCAGAATGTCGTCATGGATGAGCGTTGCCGAGTGGAGCATCTCCAAAGAGCAGGCCAAGGGCATGACATCGCCGTCAAAGCCCAGGGTGCGTGCCGTGCAGATGGTCATCACGGGGCGAATCCGTTTGCCCGGTCCCAGCAACACGTGCCGGGAGACCTCCCGCACCAGCCCGTCGAGCTTGGCGGTTTCCGTATCAAGAAAGGAATTTACTCCGGGCAGTTCGGAGTCGAAGTAGGCGAAAAGTTGCTTCATGTCCTGTCGCATTGCTGTGGTTCTGGCTGATGCCGGGAAATCAGAAGACTACCCGCGCCCGCCTTGGAAATCCAGCGCTTTCAGCCCGTCAATTGCGCCACGGTGTGGCCCAGGGCGGCAAGTGCTCCGCATATGTCCCAATCCTCGTTGCGACGCGATCCTACTTTGTTGGAAACGCAGCGCAATTCCAAAAACGGTAGCCCCGCGCATAAACAGCCGTAGGCCAGGGCGAATCCTTCCATGTTTTCCAGGTCCGCCGCATAGGTGCGTCGGAGCATGGCGGCCCGCTCCGAGGTCGTGGTCACACTGGAAACGCTCAAACTGGCGGCCTGCGGCCATTCGTCGTCCAAATGAAGACCCATGGCAAGCGCGGCCTCGTTCACGTCCAGGTCGATTCTGTCCCAGACCGCACCGCCGTCAGTGCCCACGTTGGAGTGTTGCGCAAAACCCAATCCTCTCGCGTCCGCCCCTTTTGGGGTCCATAGTCCGTATTCCGGCCAAATTTCACGGCGAACCAGCACGGCTTGCCGCAACGGGAGCATAACGGGATCAAACGAACCTGCAACCCCGATGTTAATCACCCCCGAAAGGTCCGGCAGGGAAACAGCCCGGCCCAAGGACCAAGCCGCATTGACCAGCCCCACGCCCGAAACCAAAAGATGCGCGTCCCGCCCGGCCACGGCATGGCCCACGGGAACACCCTGGGGGCAGTCCGGGAGCGGGCCGAAATCGCGCAACGCGGCCGAAAGCTCTTGGGACGTGGCAGCGGTGAATAAAAGCATGCGCTGGTCTCTCTTCCCCCAAAATCTTTATCTGTCCCAGGCCATTGGCCTGTCGCGGGCCACCACCATGTTTTCGCCGTACGCAACATCGAAAAGTATCCCTTCCCTTCGTGCGGTTCGACCAGTCCGCTCCGCAGAGGTCTGGCCGGACCCTGACCCCGGCCGCGCCTAGTGCGGGACCGGGAAAAGGGATTTCAAAGGGCCGTGGACCCTTTGGCCGCCGCAGGCTTTTCCCCGTGGGGAATGAGCAGAATTGTTAGAGCCGCCAGTGCAAAAATCCGTGTTCTTTCAGTTCCTCGGGATCAAAGAATCCTTTCACGTCGATGATGATCGGCTGCTTCTGGTCCCGGAACCAGGATTTGATTTCCTGCAATTCCAGCTCGCGATAGGCGTCGTGGCTGACGCAGAGTACGAGGCAGTCCAGGTCGCGAAGCTCTTCCAGTTCCGAAAGATCAATGTCGTATTCGCGTTTGGCTTCGTCATGGTCGGCCATGGCGTCGTGGACGAGCATCCGGGCGCCGTATTCCTCGAACTCATGGACGATGTCCACGGCTTTGGTATTGCGCAGGTCGGGTACGTTTTCCTTAAAGGTGAGTCCGAGCATGCCGATGCGCGCATTTTTGATCTTTTTATCCGCGTTGATGAGCCATTTGATGGCGTTTTCCACGATGAATTTGCCCATGGTGTCGTTGATGCGCCGTCCAGCCAGGATGAGCTGGGGGTGCAGGCCCAGGGCTTGGGCCTTGAAGGTCAGGTAGTATGGGTCCACGCCGATGCAGTGGCCGCCCACCAGCCCGGGCCGAAACGGAAGGAAGTTCCATTTGGTGCCGGCAGCCTCGAGCACGTTCAGGGTATCAATGCCCATGCGGTCAAAGATGGTGGCCAGTTCGTTCATGAGCGCGATATTCAGGTCGCGCTGGGTGTTTTCAATGACTTTGGCGGCTTCGGCGGTCTTGATGTCTGCGGCGCGGTAGACGCCTGCCGTGACCACGCTTCCATAGAGTTCGGCGAGCAGATCGGTGGAGGCGTCGTTTTGGCCGGCAACCACTTTGACGATGGTCTGCAAGGTGTGCTCGCGGTCGCCGGGGTTGATGCGTTCCGGCGAATAGCCCACAAAAAAGTCCTTGCCGCAGGTAAGGCCGGAATGTTCTTCCAGCAGAGGCACGCAGATGTCTTCGGTGAGACCGGGGTAGACCGTGGATTCGTAGACCACCACGGTACCGGGCTGAAGGTGCTGCCCCACGGTGGTGCTGGAGCCGCGCACGGGGCGCAGGTCCGGGCTGCGATGGTCGTCAATGGGCGTGGGTACGGCCACGATGATGACGCGGGCTTCGGCCAGATCCTCGGCCTGATGCGAGTAGCGTACTGTGGCGGATTGCAGGTCGTGCGGCAGCACTTCGTTGGTGCGGTCTTTGCCGTCCTGTAGTTCGCGGATGCGCTGCTCGCAGATGTCGAAGCCGATTACGTCGAAATGTCGGGACAGGGCCACGGCCAGGGGCAGGCCGACGTAGCCCAGGCCGACCACGGCAATGGGCGCTTTCCGGGCTTTGAGTTCGTCAAAGGTGATCAAGGATGCCATGAGGGTGACTCCGGGTTATTGCGGATGGACAATCTGGCTCGGCCCGATTAGGGTTTGACCATGCATATGGATTGGCAATTTCTTTTGGCAGCGTTGGGGCTGGCCCTGGCATTGGAGGGCGCGGCCTATTTTCTCCTGGCCGAGCGACTGCCCCGCATGCTGGCCTTGCTCGCGGAGCAGGGACCGGGACTGTTGCGCGGCATGGGCCTGGCGGCCATGGTGCTCGGACTGCTGACGGTCTATCTTGTGCGGGCATGAGCCGCACGGCCATGCAGGGCTGGTGCGGAACATGGTGTTACTCGGTGGTGGCCGCTTTTTCCGCCACGTGAAGGAACACGATGCCCGAGCACAGCGGCAGGTGCGTGACCCGCGCAAAGCCTGCGTCGATCATTTCCTGTTCCAGGGTGCGTTCGTCCGGGAAGGCGCGGATGGTATCCGCCAGATAGCGGTACGCGGCCGCGTCGCCTGAGATGAGCCGACCAATGCCGGGCAGCACCCGGTTGAGATAAAAATTGTAGAGTCCTTTCCAGACCCTCCGGCTTCCGGTTCCGAATTCCAGTACGCAAAACCGCGCTCCGGGCTTGAGCACGCGCAAGACTTCGCCGTAGGCTTCGGCCCGGGGTTTGATGTTGCGAATGCCAAAGGCGATGGTGGCGCCGTCCACGCTGTTTGCAGGCAGCGGCAGCCGTCGTCCGTCGGCCTGGACCGGATGGATGCGGCCCGTACGGGAGCCTTTGATTTTTTTTTCGGTGCCGCGTGCCAGCATGGGCAGGGCAAAGTCCAGGGAAAGGATGCTGTTTTCCGGGTAGCGGCGCAAAAGTTCCGTGGATACGTCCAGGGTTCCGGCAGCCAGGTCCAGAATGGGACCGTCGCCCACGGGCCTGACGAGCCGGGCCAGCCGGTAACGCCAGACGTAATCCTGCCCGAGGCTGAGCACATGGTTGAGCAGATCATACCATGGAGCGATGCGGCCGAACATGTCGGCCACCTTGCGGCCATGAGACGATTCCTCCCCGTTTTGTGGGGGGTAAGCGCGGGTCTGGTCCATGGTCAGGATTGCTCTTGTTCGTCGTCGTACTGGTCCACTGTCCGGCGTACCGCGTTGTAAATTTCTTCAAAATGCTCGCCGAAATTTCCCGGTGAGATGCGTCCCACCTCGATGAACTTGATGACCACTTCTTTGGCCACTTGCAGCACATTCTTGTCGAGTTTTTCCATGTCGCCTCCGTGGGGTCGGGTTGGAAAACCCGCCCGGTGGGAAATGGTCCTGACCGAAGTGATCAAGAGCGCCGGGCGGGAAAAGCAGAAAGGAACCGAAAGGCCCCTTCCATGTTTTGGGGCTTCGTATCATGAGCCGCCCTGTTTCGTCGAGCGTTGGGAAGGGCGGTAAAAAGGCGCCCGCCGGGAGGTCCGGGGACGCCTGAAACAGCATGATGTCGTGCCGGAGCGGGCTATTCGCCCAGCTCCTCGGCCAGAGCCTGAATTTCTTCACGGATGATGCGGGCCGCCTCTTGAGGCACGGTTTTGGCCACTTCATCGCGGATCATTTTTTCAATGGTGGCAAGGCGCTGTTCCAGAGCCTCAAAGCGTTGCAGCAATTGAGGATCCGGTCCGGGCGCGGTCTGGGGCTGACGCGACTCCGCATTGATTTCCCCCAGGAGATTGTTCACATTCACGGAAGGCGGAGTGGGCGCGGGGCGCTGGTCCCCGGTCAGCACAACGGCCATGTCCGTGTTCAGGGGCGGTTCGGTGGCGGAACGTGCCGAATCTCCTTTGGAAGCAGCTTCGGAGACGTTCAGGTCGTCGAAATCGTCCAGGGCGGCCAGGTCGTCCAATTCGTCCAAGCCATCCAGATCATCGAGATCATCGTCCAGGGGCGGAAGGTCGTCATCCAGGTCGGAGACGTCGATGTCAACGCCATCAAGCAAGGACTCCACATCTTCCACTTCGTCGGCGTCGGAAAGATCGTCAGAAAGTTCGAAATCCGGTTCCGTAATGGGGGCTTCCGGGGAAGCCGGGGCTTGTTCGGCCGGTTCCGGGGTTTTGTCCTGCGGATCAGGCAGGGTGTCACCCATGTCTTCCACGGCTTCCTGAGCCTCATCCAGGGTCGCGTCCAAGAGCATTTCCACATCCAGATCGTCAGCGGAAAGGGACTCGACCGCGTCCGTGGGAGTCGGGGAAGTGATTGGTTCTGTGGGATGAACCTCGGGCGGCTCTGAAGAAGGGGCACGGGGTTGGGCTTTAGCGGGCTTTGGCTCGCTCGGCTCCTGGGCTGCTGCGGCTTTGGGCTGTTCCGGTTCGAGTTGTTCTGGCTCGAGTTGTTCCGGCTCGGGCGTTGCCGCCGCATCCTCGGTGGTGTCCGGCATGGCGTCCAGGTCCAGCGGGTCTCCTGAACCGTCATCCAGGTCCACGGAAAGATCCTCGTCCAGGCCGTCGTCCAGATCGCTCATCAATTCGGCCAAGGCATCGGAATCCTGTTCGGCATGGGCCGTGGTGTCGGTTTCCGGTCCGGTCTCTGTCATGGAGTCCAGATCGAAATCCAGGTCCATGTCCAGGTCGTCGGATTGTGGTGCATCGGCTGGAGCGGACTGCGGCGCAGCCTGCACCTCGGGAGTTTCCGGTTCGGCTGGCTGCGGCGCTTCGGACACGGCGGCAGCTTCGGGTGCCTCTTCGTCATCTTCCATCAGGAGCAGGTCGTCCAACTCCAAAATTTCTTCATCCTCGCCCACCGCGTCATCCGAAAGTTCGACGGCCGAGGGTTCTGCGGAGCCTGTTTGCTCTTCCGGTTCTCCGGGTTCGTCAAGCAGGTCGTCCAGATCCAGTTCTGAAAGATCATCCTCTGCAGCCTGGGAAGGCACGTCTTCCGTGTCGTCGTCGGCCAGCAATACCTCGTCCAACAGCAGGTCCACATCATCGGCGGGTTCGTCGGAGCCGGAAGATGCGGGCGTTTCGTCCGCCATGGGCTGATTGTCCGCGCTGTCCGTTTCGAGCAGGTCGTCCAGGAGCAGTTGATCCTCGTCGTCCTCCAAGGGGGCGGAAGCAGCGGCAGGGGAGCCATGGTCTGGCGAATCGGAATCTTCGGAGAGAGGCTCGGCGTCCGGGGGCTGTGTGAACGCTTCTTCCAGCAGCAGCGGTTCGTCGTCCGATTCAAGGGCATCGTCCAGAAGCAGGGCGTCGTCGGTTGGGTCGGATTCTTCGTCCCCGTCGAGCATGTCGTCGAGGATCAGGGGGATGTCGTCATCCTGCTTGGTGGTTTGCCCCTGCACGTCTTCGGGGAGCAAGTCGTTGTCCTGATCGCCGTCGGCGATCATGTCGTCCAGAATCAAGGGAGCGTCGTCTTCGGATTCGGACTCGTCCACGGAAGAAACCAGATCCGGGAGTTCGTCCTCGGTGGGCGGAGCCAGTTGGTCGTCGTCCGCAGCCAGATCTTCCGAAAAGAGTTCCTCAAGCTCCTGCTCAAAGGTCATGTCCACACTGGCGGCGTCCAGTCCGTCGGAATGCTCTTCCGCGTCCTCCACCAGTTCGGACAATTCCAAAATGTCATCGGGTGACGAATGACCAGGAGTCGCCGGGGGCATACGCTATCCCTCTGATAAAACGTGGTTGAAAAAAAAGGGGGCTTATCAGCCCCCTTGTACTCTTCAGGCCGTACTACTTAGTGTGGCAATCGTTGCACTTGGTCGGGCCTTGCTTCATGGCCTTGTGGCAGCCGACGCAGGAGTGCTTGCTCTTCCGCGCATGCCAAGCGCTGTCGAAAGAATCGGGATTGCGCTTGTTTTCGCGGCTGATGTCGCTGTGACAGTTGGTGCACTTCATGTCGTCGCTCTCACCCATCTTGTGGTGACAGTCTTCGCACTTCAAATCGCCATGCACGCTGTGCGAGAACATCAGCGGGGCATACTTCATCTTGTCGCCGGGGAACTTGATCTCGACATCCTCGGCCGGGGCATCGGCAGCCACGGCGATGGACAGCGTGAAGGCACCCATGAGGGCGACAGCCAAAAGTGTGATGAACAGAGTCCGTTTCATTCTCCTATCTCCTCCTTTTCAACGATGAAAACCGTTACACTCTTCGAATGCCAGCGTTACTCCGAAGCATGGTCCCGTGTCAAGCGGAGGAGCGGTTTTCGAACGGCTCGTACCCGCACTATTATTGACTTTAACAGGTATTGGAGAAGAATGTCCAGCGTGTTGGGACACAAAGAAGCACTCGCATGAATATCAGGGGGCGTTACGGGATGTTCCCTCGCTTACTGTCTTGAATTTATATGTTTTATTTCCGTTCATCCACAAGGCTGTATTTCCCGGCATAGCCGCGGGGCGTGAGCATGCGCCCCCCTGAAACGCGGGTGGCGGAATTGCCCACGAGAACAACGGTCTGCATATCCACATCCTCGGGGTGAATCGCGTCCAGCGTGGTCACGGCAACGCTCTGGCCCGGACGCATGGCCCGGCTCACGATGCCCACGGGCGTATTCGGATTGCGGTGGCGGGCAATGAGTTCCAGCGCCCGGGGCAGATGTGCTGTGCGGCGCTTGGAGCGCGGGTTATACAGGGCAATGACGAAATCCGCGCTGGCCGCTGCTTCCACCCGCCGTTCAATGAGCGGCCAGGGCGTGAGCAGATCCGAGAGGCTCACCGAGGCAAAGTCGTGCATCAAGGGCGCGCCCAGCAGGGCCGCAGCCGCACAGAGGGCCGGAACACCGGGCAGCACCTCCAGGCGTACCGAGTCCAGGGCGTTGCGCGTTTCCAGCAGTTCCAGCACCAACCCGGCCATGGCGTACACGCCCGGATCACCGCTGGAGACCACCACGGTTTCCCGGCCGGCCAGCGCGGCATCCACGGCCCGGCCAGCGCGTTCCACTTCGCCGGTCATGCCCGTGGAAATCACTTGCTTGCCTTCAAGCAATTCCGGCTCCAGCAGGCGGATATAGCCTTTGTAGCCCACAATGGTCTCGGCCCGGGCCAGGGCGTTGCACACGGCCGGAGTCAGGTGGTCCGGGTTTCCGGGACCGAGTCCGGCCACGACGAGACCGCCACCGCCAGCGTGATGCGGTTGTTGTGGCGCTTGGGCAGAATCAGAGGACCGTTGTTCGCGCTCAGAATCGCGGCGGCTTCGCATACTGAAGGAACCCCCATATGCTGTTGTACCAGGGCGGAGGGGGTGGGCGTGGTCACACGGCTCAACCGGTCCGCTGGATAAAATTGTAGAGAAAGGCCGAGTGTGTCGGCGGCTTGCAGCAGCCCTGGCTCATCGGCTTTGGCTTCGATGCTGGAAAGGTCGGCCAGCGCCGGAATCGCAAGGCCGTGCTCCTGTACCGTGGTACGAAGGAACGTCAATATTTCCTGGGCGGACGTTCCCCGGCGGCAGCCCAGCCCGGCGTGCAGGCAGGGCGGATGCAGGGCAAAGGCGTTTTGCGGGGGCGTTGTCCAGTGAATCCATACCCCTGGAACATTTGGGTTCCATGCCTCGGGCGTGCGGCAGGGGTGAAACCAATGGGACAGGGGACGCGTCCCCTGCTTGTGGCGGGAAAAAATATCCAGGGGATCGTACAGTTGCGGGGCTTCGCCTTCCAGCAACAGGGCGTTGACCGCTTTGATGCAGGGGATGTTGGAGGCACGAAGTTCCAGTTTCCGGGCCAGGTCATCCGGGGCGGGCAGTCCGGCGCAGTCCGTCCCCGTGGTGATCACGGCTTGCGCCCCGGTGAATTCGGCAATGCGCCGGGTCAGGGCATTGGCTCCGCCCAGATGCCCGGAAAGCAGACTGACGCAGTGTTTCCCGTTCTGGTCCAGCACCACCACGGCCGGGTCCGTGGCCTTGCTTCGAACATGGGGAGCAATGGCGCGCACCGCGATGCCCGTGGCGCCGATGAACACATGGGCCGTGCGGGTGTGAAAAATCCGCTGCATGCATTCGTCCAGAGCGTCGAAGGTCTGCACCATGTCCAGGGCGGACGTGTCGGCATGGGCAGCCAGCCGTTGCGGCACCCACAGCTCCGCCTTCAAGAACCGGGCGAGTTCAAGGCCCAGGGGCATCCCAAGGCGGCTGAAGGCAAGGATCGCCGTGGAGGGTGGATTGGCAGCGGGTTCGGGCATGATCGACCTATAGCGAATCCGGCCCGGTCCCGCCAGTGGCGGGAAAAGAGAGGACGCGGAACAGGGCGGCTTGAAAAAAGGTTAAAACGGACTTGAGAGTTCGGACTCCCCGGAGGACGGGGCGGTACGTTCGGCCGTGCGGGAAAGTCCGGCCCTGTCGGGCTGCTCCCCGCCCGCCAAAAAGGTCATGGTGCCGATGGGCGCGAAGGTGGTGGCCTGGCGCAGGGAGAGCCGCAAGGGACGACCCGGCTCCAGATGCAGGTCGGTTCCTGCGCGTACAGGCAGGTCATTGGCCGTGGTCAGGAGTTTGTTCGCCGGGCCGTTGCTCCAGGCGTCCTCCAACACATAGCGTCCTTCGGGCAGAGGAAAGGTTCCTCCGGGCTGCCAGGGAACCAGCACGCTGTCGCCGTGGCGGTCGCGCAGGCGCAGGGCATGGACCGTGCGGGGCTGCACGGAGATGTAGAATTCGGCCCGGCGCATGCTCGGGGTTTCGCGCACCACGCGGAACCGGGCGGTGCGACCGGCCTGGGGCGTTCTTCCGGCCCAGCGGGCCAGGGCGTTTCTGGTGGCGTCCATGGCCGAGTCGGCGTGGCTCTCCAGGCGGTACTTGTCCATGAAATTGTCGGGATCCAGAATGATTTCCCAACCGCAGTCCTGACCGTCGTTGGATCCGGCCTGGGCCACGTATCCTTTGAGATTGAGCACTTCTTCACGCAGGGATCCCCAGATGCCTTCGAGGATGAGCTGGTCGCCCACCAGGGCGCGCAATGTCTCGCCCTCATGCAGGAACCGGGGTTCACCGTTGAGCCAGCACACGAACACGGGCG
Coding sequences:
- a CDS encoding polyprenyl synthetase family protein: MKQLFAYFDSELPGVNSFLDTETAKLDGLVREVSRHVLLGPGKRIRPVMTICTARTLGFDGDVMPLACSLEMLHSATLIHDDILDDATLRRGRPAAHVSFGTTQSVLAGDVLLALANRLGAQYDIPRVNLLLAEGIMATAEGEILEMAGLDEPVVDRERYMRVIIGKTARLIETACRCGAAVATPDRELEDVAGAYGLNLGIAFQLVDDALDYVSPSDTMGKPEGGDLREGKVTLPLIHLFEDIGEDEAAKLLADIRNHELDEAGQQRVLDMVREGDYANRTRETAARYIDEAKAALNGLPDCLERKVLSQAADFVLSRKK
- the mqnB gene encoding futalosine hydrolase; this encodes MLLFTAATSQELSAALRDFGPLPDCPQGVPVGHAVAGRDAHLLVSGVGLVNAAWSLGRAVSLPDLSGVINIGVAGSFDPVMLPLRQAVLVRREIWPEYGLWTPKGADARGLGFAQHSNVGTDGGAVWDRIDLDVNEAALAMGLHLDDEWPQAASLSVSSVTTTSERAAMLRRTYAADLENMEGFALAYGCLCAGLPFLELRCVSNKVGSRRNEDWDICGALAALGHTVAQLTG
- a CDS encoding nucleotide sugar dehydrogenase; this translates as MITFDELKARKAPIAVVGLGYVGLPLAVALSRHFDVIGFDICEQRIRELQDGKDRTNEVLPHDLQSATVRYSHQAEDLAEARVIIVAVPTPIDDHRSPDLRPVRGSSTTVGQHLQPGTVVVYESTVYPGLTEDICVPLLEEHSGLTCGKDFFVGYSPERINPGDREHTLQTIVKVVAGQNDASTDLLAELYGSVVTAGVYRAADIKTAEAAKVIENTQRDLNIALMNELATIFDRMGIDTLNVLEAAGTKWNFLPFRPGLVGGHCIGVDPYYLTFKAQALGLHPQLILAGRRINDTMGKFIVENAIKWLINADKKIKNARIGMLGLTFKENVPDLRNTKAVDIVHEFEEYGARMLVHDAMADHDEAKREYDIDLSELEELRDLDCLVLCVSHDAYRELELQEIKSWFRDQKQPIIIDVKGFFDPEELKEHGFLHWRL
- a CDS encoding DUF2065 family protein, which gives rise to MHMDWQFLLAALGLALALEGAAYFLLAERLPRMLALLAEQGPGLLRGMGLAAMVLGLLTVYLVRA
- a CDS encoding ubiquinone/menaquinone biosynthesis methyltransferase, producing MDQTRAYPPQNGEESSHGRKVADMFGRIAPWYDLLNHVLSLGQDYVWRYRLARLVRPVGDGPILDLAAGTLDVSTELLRRYPENSILSLDFALPMLARGTEKKIKGSRTGRIHPVQADGRRLPLPANSVDGATIAFGIRNIKPRAEAYGEVLRVLKPGARFCVLEFGTGSRRVWKGLYNFYLNRVLPGIGRLISGDAAAYRYLADTIRAFPDERTLEQEMIDAGFARVTHLPLCSGIVFLHVAEKAATTE
- a CDS encoding cytochrome c3 family protein, with the protein product MKRTLFITLLAVALMGAFTLSIAVAADAPAEDVEIKFPGDKMKYAPLMFSHSVHGDLKCEDCHHKMGESDDMKCTNCHSDISRENKRNPDSFDSAWHARKSKHSCVGCHKAMKQGPTKCNDCHTK
- the cobJ gene encoding precorrin-3B C(17)-methyltransferase codes for the protein MAGLGPGNPDHLTPAVCNALARAETIVGYKGYIRLLEPELLEGKQVISTGMTGEVERAGRAVDAALAGRETVVVSSGDPGVYAMAGLVLELLETRNALDSVRLEVLPGVPALCAAAALLGAPLMHDFASVSLSDLLTPWPLIERRVEAAASADFVIALYNPRSKRRTAHLPRALELIARHRNPNTPVGIVSRAMRPGQSVAVTTLDAIHPEDVDMQTVVLVGNSATRVSGGRMLTPRGYAGKYSLVDERK
- a CDS encoding cobalt-precorrin 5A hydrolase yields the protein MPEPAANPPSTAILAFSRLGMPLGLELARFLKAELWVPQRLAAHADTSALDMVQTFDALDECMQRIFHTRTAHVFIGATGIAVRAIAPHVRSKATDPAVVVLDQNGKHCVSLLSGHLGGANALTRRIAEFTGAQAVITTGTDCAGLPAPDDLARKLELRASNIPCIKAVNALLLEGEAPQLYDPLDIFSRHKQGTRPLSHWFHPCRTPEAWNPNVPGVWIHWTTPPQNAFALHPPCLHAGLGCRRGTSAQEILTFLRTTVQEHGLAIPALADLSSIEAKADEPGLLQAADTLGLSLQFYPADRLSRVTTPTPSALVQQHMGVPSVCEAAAILSANNGPLILPKRHNNRITLAVAVSSWPDSVPETRTT